TTCAGTAGCAATGTGTGCCCTTATAATATGGATGTGGAAATTAGCCTTATTGATATGCTCAGAAATTTCACTGAGATTGCTCGTCAGCAATCTCGCTGGTAAAAACACATTACCACTAGCCTTAACTATTTGGCTCACCGTTTCCGGAATATCTGCATTCCTAGATTTTTCTTTCACCTTGTTAAAGAGAAAGATCCATAGCTTGTTAATAAACGGATTCTTGGAAACGTATTGCGCATTGGCAATCATTGATCTTTTACCACAAAATCTATCAACCATACGAACAGCTTCATAGACACAAGAGATGATCTTGCCAACCATTTGAAATGGAAAActacatatatttttaaaaacaacGATGCCCCTGAACTGATTGCATTTACATATCTTTCTCGGATTCTTCCTCAATGCCTCAGAAAAAAGGTTGCAAGCAGAAATGGATTCTGACCACCTTCGAAATATTAATGGTGTATCTATAACCTTGTAAGAAACATTGGTGTTAGGTTCTACTTCCCATGTGGCGTATCTGGGCTTCCTTAGGTAATCCGTGGTGGATACCAACTTGTTGAGAAATGAATCTAGTTTAGAAAACCCTGTGGTGTTATGCTTGACTCCAGCAACAGTCCAATCGGAAAAAACAAGCATCAACAAAGCTATCCCATCAAGAATAATCCCTCCGAAAAGAAGAATATGAGtaattttcacatcaagttcGAGGAGCTGATACTTCTTCAAGCGATTGAACTCGCCCAAAGCCACCGCAATGCTAGTGCAAGTTATGATGCGGAAAATGTAGCTCCACTTGTGACGTATTGTCAATGCTTTTGTGTGGAGCTTTTCATAAATGAAATCGAGTTCAACTGATATCACCCTCAACGCATCCATCGCAGAAACTTTGGCAAAATATTTACGGCTCATTTCACGTTGTTGTTTTGTAAAGATGAGATCTACAATGAAGACCCTAAAGATTTGAAAGAATGAGTAAGCATGCTTTACCACAATGCTCTCATCAAGCTTTGCGCTTTCTTCATCAAAACTTCCATGTTCATACCCTAGAACATTGAGTTCTTCAAGCAATTGTGAGTCTACGGCCATTCTTATCTCCTTGTCTAAAAGCGTTGATTCCCTAATCCTTGGGAAGCTCGAGAGATAAAGTGCCAATGTCCTCTCCGCAATTTTGATAACCCCTGCGAGAAACACCAAGATCGTTGGGATCACCAGCGACTTGTTGTTAGGAAATATCCGCAGAAAAACGTAGATGGCAGTATAGACTTGGAAGACGAAACTAAGCAGATGTCGTGGCCAAAGTGAACTGTCCTCGAGAGAGAAAGCGGTAATGGTGTCCGGACCACCAAGATGTAGTAAGAGAAATGAGGACCAAAAAGCTTGAAGTCCTTCATCTACTTCTGCTACATGAGCACTTGAATTGCCTTGGTTGTGAGAGATGAGCCCAACCGTAAATGCAGCTACCGAATCAGCCATCAAATAGGCCAACCACAAGAGGAAAATAATGCGGCGGTCCGTTGTTTTCTTTCTAAGGGGtgcaaataaaatgagaaaaacctGAAGCAAGAGGCTCAGTACGATGAAACCTCGGATGTTCCATTTTCTCCACAAATCCAAGATAAAAGTAAATGCCATGTTTTTGCGTAGTTTGAATTTTGTCTCTTCTCTTTAATATAATGTTGGTTAGGACAAAACTACCCTCTCAACATCCATCACGAGAGTTTACATGCATCAAGAAAATAGTGCATTGCAAACTTTATAAGGAAGCCTTGAAGTAGAAATTGGCAAGCAAAGCAAATAGTTGGGAGGTGGTTTGGGTGATGTTGGGGAGGATGAAGAAGCACGTGTAGGGCACTGGCCTTGCTCTACCTCCCATTCCCGCAAGGATCCCAAGAATTTATACATCTGGCCTTGTACTGTGGTTGTCCTTTttcctccgtttttttttttttttttttgagcaactTTTTCCTCCGTTAGAATAGATGATATTATCACTCTACCATCGTAATGAAAACAAGATATTTGCCTATCATTTTTCTTAATCGAGGCTTGAGTTTTACAATGTTGACGCAGACAGACATTTAAAGTCGTGTAAAACTCCAtcgtatatttttttttttaaatcaaaaggTATAATATTATGGGGATAACTTAATCTTATTTATGGTCTCagcaaattaaatattaaacaccTCAAATCCTTCCTTAAAAAAGTTTATCTTAACATTGAAAACTCAACATGAAAAGGTCTGCCTTAGATAGGTTAATTATGAGTCCACGTATGCCCTCCTAATACAACAATTCTAACTAAGACAGCGAGCCAAAGCACAAATGTTTTAAAGCCAAAGCTTCAAAAAGACCTAAAGCAAGAGACTTAGTATGATGAAGCCTTGAATGTTCTATTTATTCCACATATCCAAATTGAATGCCATATTTTTGCTTAGTTTGATTATTGTCGCTCCTCTCTAAAATAATATTGGTTACAACAacatatattgaaaaaaatagtaggaatatatatatacacacacgttGAGATTAttccttatttgtttattaGCAAATAATTTGTGTCGGGTTGATGTTTTAtctttatattaattatgtcTCAATTCTACTTACTATTCAAGttttgaattatgaaatttcagTATGAGTTAAATAAAATCAACATTTAGCCAAACACTTGATATTGTTGATGAGTAAAATACCATTGACAAAGTTATATGAGTGTGCTTTTATAGGATAAGTAGATCGACCTAGTCGAAGAACAACGTAGTTATGCAAAATATCAAATGAGCATTCAAATTGAGGATTAATAAAATTATGTAATACAAAAATacataggagaaaatatttattggcTGCTAAGGTGGTGTGTTTTTTTACTAAAATCCAATAACAAATTGACACATGCCCGCTGATGTGGAATAAAAGTAAAGCTAAAAAAATCTGCATCTGCCCACCCGTGGAAGCTTCCCCTCCGTCGTGCTCTCCGTCTTCCTCTGTCCTTGCTCGCGGCCGGCTCTGTCGTCCCTTGCAGTAGGCTCGTGGTCGGCCCCGTCGACGGCCGAGCCCCTCCTTCATCATCATGATGGCTCGCAGTGGTTTTCCGTCCAAATCTAGACCGGATCGTGCCTCTAGATCTGGTCTCGTCCATGGCGACGGGAGAGGTCGAGATCTCGAAGGCCATGGACAGAGCCTAGATatcaagggggaaaaaaaagaggaagccATCTTCTTGCAGTCGTCCCTTGCAGTTGGCTCGTGATCGGCCATCGCAGCGGGCGAGGTTGAGATCTCGAAGGCATGGACAGAGCTCAAATATCGAGATCTATCGTCCCTTGCAGTCGGCTTGTGGTCGGCCATTGATGAACAATAGAGACGACGCCTGAACGCGTTCGACCATGGATGAACAATGACGATGACAGCCGTGGACGAGCGACGATTTCGGCCATGGACGGCTAGATCTCAAGAACGACGAGATGGAGAAAACAGAGGGCCGGTCATGCTCGCTTGGATGCAGCGGTGGTCTGCTTGGTCACAGCGCGGGCTGCTCCGCTGGTGGTGACGGCCGGCAACTCCGCTGGTGTccggaagaggaaggagagagagagccgaggagtgaaaagtttttaaatttttttatttaaattccatgTCAGCTGACACGGATTGATGGACGTGTCAATATTTTAGTGGAATGAGTGAAAAATGTATGCCACATATGACGCTGATACGGTGGTAATAAACCACTAGAGATTTTCTCAATAGATAAAACATTTAATCAATATACGATGTAGTCATATGTGGCTGAAGAATGAGTATTGTTTAATCACACTACTATATTTTAAAGTATTAATTCATTGGTTTATAGAACcatataaaaagataaaaaataaaaaacacaaaattgatTGCACAAAcatcaatttgaccaaaattaaaGTTTGCAGACGAAATCGAACATCTATTGAGAATTCAAAgactaaatttttgttttgtctcttcttctttttaatctAAAATTACAATACTAGTTGATGAAATTAAGTAGTAAATGATGTGATATATCTTTATTGAATCTTTAAACATGACTCACTTGTTCAAGTAGTTAATGAAAGTTTGTTGCATCATCTCATCTATAAATCAGTTTATcattttctcttcacttttgCAAAGGGGTGCCCATATTGATTTTAGACTAGGTCTTTTTATTATGGGGAAAATACCTAAAATGTATCTTATTGTTGACCCAATGACTAATTACACCCTCTATTTATGAAAATACAATTCACATACCTCTAAGCAAACCCTAAATCATAGACATTAGATTGTCGCTCTAGCAAACTCATTTTAATATCTTAGTTAGGGGTTGGGtggtttggtttttgttttgtttcgaGTTTTTTTGGGTGAATGTGAGAATTTAGGATTTTGCGAAAagtattttaaagaaaataacatttttatatagGAACCCAAGATAATTTATGTAAATGTGTAAAGTGACCTCCAAAGATAACACTCGAGTGtgtatttgatattttcaaaagtagaaGTTTATAAGTGATCATTAGGTAAGACTCGAGGCACATTTTTTTGTATCTTACCTTTTTTTTCACTTGGACCcctggtctttttttttttgtttttcatgaagacCCCACAAAATGTTTTTAACTTGCATATGATTtgagtcatttttttcttcttttgatttttttttttttgctagagtTTGTGAGTCTAAGTTGGGTCGACATTTGCATTATCCTTATGCAAATAAGCTTAGTCAATATCAACCATTGAATTATGAAGGTCTCATATAGAGTCAACATAATTCAACGAATGCGATGCATTGATCTCATCATCAATTGTTTAATAACACCATTGTTTCTCctaaagaaagataaaaagcttccaattttgaattttgtctCCGGCACTGATGGAATTGGCAGTCAAAACTTCCCACCACCAAAAGGAAATTTAGTAGAACTGCCAGCGTCACTTTTCTCATTGAGTGAGCAAGCCTCTATCTCGAGGAAGATACCGTGGTTGCATTTGGCCCGCTCATTGTCTTCTCTATCACTGCCTGTATTTTCAAATCCATTTCATCCACGTGTGAATATCTTTCGCATGAGCATCTACTTTGAACCCTTCTCCATATTTGACATCATTTCCCTACAAAACTCGaaagaattactaaaaaagaCATAAACCtatctattttaattttaaatctttcaatttgatcaatttagtcctaaatattttgataatttgctaatgcaatcattttgaccaattttggctagaaatcgcTAATATGGACGCCAATCATCTTACGTGGCACGATTGGTactaacatagacaatttttgtgaatttttatatttcttttcatttcttttcttcttttttttttttcaccgtGGCCGTCAAGAGTCATCAGGGCCTCGCAATGGATAGTGACCTTTGCTAATCACTGGGCAAGGGCTGCCTAGCCCACGGCCATAATGGCCTCGTCAAGTGACTGGCAAGGGTTGCAGGCCATTGCTGAGGCCCTGATGACCCTCACTAAACAtggtggaaacaaaaaaaatgaaaaaaatgaaaaaagttttaaaaaattaagaactttttttttaaaattgcacaAATTGTCAACATCAACGCCGGCACCAACTATATCAGGTAGAACGGCTAACGTCTACGTCAATGATTTATTgctaaaattggccaaaaagacTAGTAAatcgttaaaaggtttaggactaaattgaccaaattcaaaaatttaggactaaattgatatacgtatagtaggtttatgattttttttgtacttaCCCCTTATGCGTTTGCTTTTCTGTATGCACTTGTCTACATCACTCATACATATTTGACTCATTTATTAATCACGTCATACCTTTAAAACATGACACTTTTACAAAGGAGTCGCACAATATcataattttaagaaataaGCCGTTATAAAAATATGTTCAAATGAGTAATAGAGTGCTTAAGTGTATCTAACTAGATCACATTGATCCAGGTAATATGTTAACTCGATTAACGTTAGCCTGTCATAGACagattgaaaaagtctattAGCAAagaacacattttttttattagtgtATAAAAAGTTATTACAATTAACTCAATTTGAGTAAGCTTACAATCATGTGTCATTTTCAGGTCATGTTGATGAGGGTCTAATTCTCTAAAAACCCCCCACTTTAGGTACAATTCCAAATTTTccatgaacttttttttgtctaaaaaaattcaccaaaatTTTAGTCTAGTCCTAAATCTGTCCACGTGTCCAAAAATCAccactagtttcttcaaaattatgaatatcTAGCCAATTAGAGATTCATTATACGAACTTACGTCTTCATCAATATTCTCTCCCTCATATGAAACAACAACAACCTCCTAATATCGATAATATTGAAGAAACCAATGACAATTTTTTGACAAAGGGTTAACAGGAGTAGATTTGGACTATGGTGAAagtcgataatttttttaagacgAAAGAAAATTCGGGTTAGAATTGAGATTGACCTAataatgggttttttttttttttatgaaattaggCTGGTTAATCAGTGTTgtaaaaaattgtccatcagACAAAGCGATGCTACAATTCTTAGCtcgattctttttctttaacttaGACCCActtcatattcttttttctttgttctttttttctttaattttgatttttttgcttttttcctttaACTTAGACCcatttatattctttcttttccccttttcaccCAATGCTCTTAACTTTTACGAGGTTACGTGATTCAGGAGTCACGCtttttcctttagaaaaaaTTTTGACAGGAATTTGTGAGTCAGGTTGGTGTCTTATAGTTGATGCACAACTCTTGGCTctttattccaaaataaaattatcgaataattaaattaatagatTATATGATTGTACCTTAAAATCATTAACCATTTTCCTTGCAAAATTTGGAAACAAGTAGGTGTTTTGAGCTTTGGAAAAAGATAGAATATTGTATTGGACATTCTAGTATGTTTTCCCAGATTTCGTATGTTTAACATTAATGATTCTTAAAATGTGACAGAGCCATAAGAAAATAAACATGCAAAAATATTAAGCaatgtcattttcttccttaaATCTGCATTTGGGATCAtgtaaaatgaagaaagaaaggatgaaGTAAATTATTTGTATCTGTTGAAAGCGGAGgtttcaatattgccttttcctttgttcTTCTTGTCGTGCCTTGTGTTTTTATGGAATTATTTCTAAAACCACTATTAGTAGTTGGGGTTACGTGGATGAAAATTCTGTTTAAAGTAATTGAACGGGAAAAAAGAAGTCTATCCAAAGTGAGTAGTAACGCAGAAATGTTTTGCGTGcaatttgtttttgcaattcAAGTGAACAACTACACgtatgaaacttgaaatattttctccttcgGACATTTATTTTATGAGATTAGTGTTCATATCAGCAGATTTCATTAATGTTAATTAAAGAAATGATGACATTGAACGTTTAGTTCAAGTGACTAGTCAAACTGATTGTTTTGCAAACCTCAAGTAATTTAATGGGATTGCAACAAGATGCAACATATACATGTTGAGATGACTCTTATTTGTTTGTCAAAAGACTTTATCTATTAAAAAATCTAGGAAGGTAAAAGAATTATTAACCATCCATTCCTCGAATATAATGGAGCTCAAGATAGATCTAACTCAAGTTGGTTGAATCACTAGCTGGTAAAATTAAATGTTTACAAATGCATCATGTGTCCCCAAAATGGAAGACGCCATTAGGTTATTAACTGTGAAACCCGAACATTATTAATTATGACCTTAGTTCAACCAGTGACAAAATTCCACAAGAAAGTTTAATTTAtccaaagaaatggaaaaaagaaaactcgtCCTTTAATGTGGAGTGGAGTTACTATAAGTAAGACGCTCCAAGAAGGCATCCCCACCAAAAGCAAGTGGCAACAGGTTTTAATCTCAAGAATCTctctttatcaatttttatatttttggattatTGTTGCTTTTAATTTGAAGTGGTTcccttcctttctcttcttttttattagacaagattaattatcataaaataaaatttatagaaatataaaatttgtcttttaaGATTACATGAGCTCAATAAGCTTTGTCAATATAATGGGCAaactattcttttattttctttcatcacCCTTTTGCCTTTTGTCCATGTAGggcaaaatattcttcttcttttttttcctcacctGTTTCCCTCTTTATATGCAGATCTATCATTTAAAAGGATTGAAAATTCCTAGTAAAGATTATCGTTTATTTACAAGTATCCAATGCATtacatgacaaaagaaaagtattaGATGCGTGGATGATGCTTCTTGCTTTGTGCCAGGATcatattttatcatcaaatgatTCCTAGAGACAACAAGTTTTCAACAAATCTTAGggatctctctttctctttctttctatctATGGATTATTCATTGCTTTGACATGAAGTGGCTctcttactttctcttttttttttattagacaaTATTAACtattatataattaaaatttatagaaatataaaaattttctgTTAAGATTGCATGAGCTCAATAAGCTTTGTCCATATAACAAGCAaactattcttttcttctctttcatcgcCTTTTGTCCATATAGggcaaaatattcttcttcttcttcttgttcttcttctttttcctcacctttttccatctttatatgcagatcaatcatttaaaagGATTAAAAATTCCAGGTAAAGATTATTGTTTATTTACAAATATCCAGCGCattaaatgcaaaagaaaagtattGAATGCGTGAATGATGCTTCTTGCTTTCTACTAGGATCATATTTTATCGTCAATTCGTTCATAGAGGCAACACGTTTTCCACAAATCTTAGGGatctcttttatctttctttctatttctaagTTATTGATTGCTTTGACATGAAATGGTTCTCTtactttctcttccttttattaGACAATATTAACTatcatataattaaaatttatagaaatataaaatttgtccgTTAAGATTGCATGAGCTCAATAAGCTTTGTCCATATAACGGGCAAactattattttcttctctttcatcacaCTTTTGCCTTTTGACCATGTAGGGCAAAatatccttcttcttctccttttctttctcacctttttccatctttatatgcaaatcaatcatttaaaaggATTAAAATTTTGGGTAAAGATCATTGCTTACTTCCAAGTATCCAATGCATTAATGACTGAAGAAAATATTAGATGTGTAAATGACGCTTCTTGCTTTGTGTTGGGTTCATTTTTTACCGTCAAATCATTCCTAGACACAACAAGTTTTCCGCAAATCTTAGGGAtctctctttatctttttttctatttctgtatCATTGATTGCTTTGACCTGAAGTGGTTCTCttactttctcttctttttcattagACAATATTAACTATCATacaattaaaatttatagaaatataaaatttatctgTTAAGATTGCACGAGCTCAATAAGCTTTGTCCATCTAAAGCACAAactattattttcttctctttcatcaccCTTTTGCCTTTTGTCCATGTTGGGCAAAatatccttcttcttcttcttcttctttctcaccttttttccatctttatatgtagatcaatcatttaaaagGATTAAAAATTTGGGTAAAGATTATCATTTATTTCCAAGTATCCAATGGAttaatga
This Eucalyptus grandis isolate ANBG69807.140 chromosome 7, ASM1654582v1, whole genome shotgun sequence DNA region includes the following protein-coding sequences:
- the LOC120296042 gene encoding uncharacterized protein LOC120296042 — encoded protein: MADSVAAFTVGLISHNQGNSSAHVAEVDEGLQAFWSSFLLLHLGGPDTITAFSLEDSSLWPRHLLSFVFQVYTAIYVFLRIFPNNKSLVIPTILVFLAGVIKIAERTLALYLSSFPRIRESTLLDKEIRMAVDSQLLEELNVLGYEHGSFDEESAKLDESIVVKHAYSFFQIFRVFIVDLIFTKQQREMSRKYFAKVSAMDALRVISVELDFIYEKLHTKALTIRHKWSYIFRIITCTSIAVALGEFNRLKKYQLLELDVKITHILLFGGIILDGIALLMLVFSDWTVAGVKHNTTGFSKLDSFLNKLVSTTDYLRKPRYATWEVEPNTNVSYKVIDTPLIFRRWSESISACNLFSEALRKNPRKICKCNQFRGIVVFKNICSFPFQMVGKIISCVYEAVRMVDRFCGKRSMIANAQYVSKNPFINKLWIFLFNKVKEKSRNADIPETVSQIVKASGNVFLPARLLTSNLSEISEHINKANFHIHIIRAHIATEIWYNIEICIGRNDEREFSKILSDYMLYLLLNQPNVMSAVATVGIAQKKSADTLRELRHLIVSDETKDLERICKKLYNRVGPRAGAVLGGINHSESALGKGFDMALRMEDLGKMKWNFLSGQWFGMLQYAAVNIKGEAHVQVLSKGGELLAFVWLLMAHFGCFYKPEWGMYYEFWDEWGKLLD